A single Anatilimnocola floriformis DNA region contains:
- the infA gene encoding translation initiation factor IF-1 produces the protein MAEKEEALIVPGVVTQALANTRFRVQLETGGEVLAHVAGRMRKNFIRIVPGDKVNVELSPYDLEKGRIVYRER, from the coding sequence ATGGCGGAAAAAGAAGAAGCGCTGATCGTCCCCGGCGTGGTGACGCAAGCGCTGGCAAACACGCGGTTTCGCGTGCAGCTTGAGACCGGTGGCGAAGTGCTGGCCCACGTGGCAGGCCGGATGCGCAAGAATTTCATCCGTATCGTCCCTGGCGACAAAGTGAACGTTGAACTTAGCCCGTACGACCTCGAAAAGGGTCGGATTGTCTACCGGGAACGGTAA
- a CDS encoding DUF1592 domain-containing protein, with translation MISHSFLRAASLLLFFALITFAQAEEPKNYDGCTATVDRYFLDEVWAKVGSQKCLTCHKEGGDAEESKLLLLDPQRAVGTAQDAAHRHNQAAFARIAKMKEGKDYRILQKIVGGLDHGGEVVLPADSTGYKIVAEFVKRTNDPHAGSSSKPSVELVEEKNAPPFFAGVAMLDDRRLLRRATLSLAGRLPTTAEVERVQKEGLQAVPAILDEVLKEDAFYTRLREGFNDIFLTVGYDDGAESALAYDHFSKTRNWTQNHDLSHIENEKERTQARYKISDQYREALLREPMKLVEHIVRNDRPFSEIITADYIMISPFTARGYGIYDELKDKFKDPDDPFEFIPVRLKALVGREKSQNQESATGFYPHAGILSTFQYLRRYPTTETNRNRLRARMYFQHFLGIDALELAARVSDAAAVTAKFETPTTQAAECVVCHKTIDPIASLFQDYYHFEGVYGRRKGGWYKDMFQAGFEGEEMPAEERWRSLPWLGERTVKDPRFAVAMVEHVYYILTGRKVLLPPKDLDDPLFTAKRRAYQEQRKLIENTAQKFAGNNFNLKGAFKDLVVSDFYRADGLATSIGDPARRAELDDIGLVHLLTPEQVERKTGAIFGQPWGRLREQMAMLYGGIDSKEVTERAADPSGAMGAIQRILSNDIACRQVLKDFARPASERLLFPHIEATVLPGESDDGDKQIRQALVELHERILGQYLAVDSAEIDRSFKLFAGVVGDAKDRKGVEKVEAYHCRTHVPDAPKDPEYTIRAWRSVVTYLLRRQEFLYE, from the coding sequence ATGATTTCTCACTCTTTCCTCCGTGCTGCTTCGTTGTTGTTATTCTTCGCGCTGATAACTTTTGCGCAGGCCGAAGAGCCGAAGAATTACGACGGTTGCACAGCCACCGTCGATCGGTATTTTCTTGACGAAGTATGGGCAAAGGTCGGTTCGCAAAAGTGTCTGACCTGCCACAAAGAAGGTGGCGACGCCGAAGAGAGCAAGCTGCTGCTGCTCGATCCGCAGCGAGCCGTCGGCACGGCGCAAGATGCCGCTCACCGGCACAACCAGGCCGCTTTCGCCCGCATCGCGAAGATGAAAGAAGGGAAGGACTATCGCATTCTGCAAAAGATCGTCGGCGGTCTCGACCACGGCGGTGAAGTGGTCCTCCCCGCCGATTCCACCGGCTACAAGATTGTCGCCGAATTCGTCAAACGAACGAACGACCCGCATGCCGGTTCTTCAAGCAAACCGAGCGTGGAACTTGTCGAAGAGAAGAACGCGCCGCCGTTCTTCGCCGGCGTGGCGATGCTCGACGATCGCCGGCTGTTGCGGCGAGCCACGCTCTCGCTCGCTGGTCGCTTGCCAACGACAGCCGAAGTGGAACGGGTGCAGAAAGAAGGTCTGCAAGCCGTTCCTGCGATTCTCGACGAAGTGCTGAAAGAAGATGCCTTTTACACTCGGCTGCGCGAGGGTTTCAACGATATCTTTCTGACGGTTGGTTACGACGACGGCGCCGAATCGGCGTTGGCCTACGATCACTTCAGCAAGACTCGCAACTGGACGCAGAACCACGATCTGAGCCACATCGAGAACGAGAAAGAGCGCACGCAGGCCCGCTACAAAATCTCCGATCAATATCGCGAAGCTTTGCTCCGCGAACCGATGAAGCTGGTCGAGCACATCGTTCGCAACGACCGTCCGTTCAGCGAGATCATCACGGCCGACTACATCATGATCTCGCCGTTCACCGCCCGCGGTTACGGCATTTACGATGAGCTGAAAGACAAGTTCAAAGATCCCGACGATCCGTTCGAGTTCATACCGGTCCGCCTCAAAGCCCTCGTCGGTCGAGAGAAGAGCCAGAATCAGGAATCGGCCACCGGCTTTTATCCGCACGCTGGCATCCTCAGTACCTTTCAATATCTCCGCCGTTATCCGACGACTGAAACCAATCGCAATCGCCTGCGGGCGCGAATGTACTTTCAACATTTCCTCGGCATCGACGCGCTCGAACTTGCGGCTCGAGTTTCTGATGCAGCCGCGGTGACGGCGAAGTTCGAAACGCCTACGACACAAGCGGCCGAGTGCGTGGTTTGCCACAAAACAATCGATCCGATCGCCAGCCTCTTTCAGGATTACTACCACTTCGAAGGCGTGTACGGCCGGCGAAAAGGAGGCTGGTACAAAGACATGTTCCAAGCGGGCTTTGAGGGAGAAGAGATGCCCGCCGAAGAGCGTTGGCGGTCGCTCCCCTGGTTGGGCGAGCGCACGGTGAAGGATCCGCGGTTCGCGGTCGCGATGGTCGAGCATGTCTATTACATTCTCACCGGCCGCAAAGTGCTGCTGCCGCCCAAGGATCTCGACGATCCGCTCTTCACGGCCAAACGGCGGGCTTATCAAGAGCAACGCAAACTGATTGAGAACACCGCGCAGAAGTTTGCTGGCAACAACTTCAATCTCAAGGGCGCATTCAAGGATCTGGTGGTTTCGGACTTCTATCGAGCGGATGGTTTAGCAACTTCCATCGGCGATCCCGCCCGCCGCGCCGAGCTCGATGACATCGGCCTGGTGCATTTGCTCACGCCGGAGCAAGTCGAACGCAAAACCGGCGCGATCTTCGGTCAACCCTGGGGCCGCCTGCGCGAACAGATGGCCATGCTCTACGGCGGCATCGATTCGAAAGAAGTTACTGAACGGGCCGCCGATCCGAGCGGCGCGATGGGCGCGATTCAACGCATCCTGTCCAACGACATTGCTTGCCGGCAGGTGCTGAAGGATTTTGCTCGTCCGGCGAGCGAGCGTTTGCTCTTTCCGCATATCGAAGCGACCGTGTTGCCCGGCGAAAGCGACGACGGAGACAAACAAATCCGCCAGGCCCTCGTGGAATTGCACGAACGAATCCTCGGCCAATACCTCGCCGTCGACTCGGCCGAGATCGATCGATCGTTCAAGCTATTCGCCGGTGTCGTGGGCGATGCGAAGGATCGCAAGGGAGTCGAAAAAGTCGAAGCCTATCACTGCCGCACTCACGTCCCCGATGCGCCGAAGGATCCGGAATACACAATCCGCGCTTGGCGCAGCGTGGTGACCTATTTGCTGCGTCGACAGGAATTTTTGTACGAGTGA
- a CDS encoding pyroglutamyl-peptidase I, with amino-acid sequence MTAVAPKTVLITAFEPYDRWPTNASWEALVALTRELPTSPRVVTRRYPVDFAKTRGKLLEDLSANYDYSIHLGQAPGSSHIHLEALAINVAGEAGQSPTDFRPLVPDGPTAYRTTLPLAAWAAKIRAANIPVQVSYHAGTYLCNGIYYLAQHIAAEQKLKTQSAFVHLPHSPEQVLHERGDAASLPTSSCVEALRLILSELEQAEAIA; translated from the coding sequence ATGACTGCCGTCGCGCCCAAGACCGTGCTCATCACTGCCTTTGAGCCGTATGACCGCTGGCCGACCAATGCCAGCTGGGAAGCATTGGTGGCGCTGACGCGCGAGTTGCCAACGTCGCCGCGCGTCGTCACGCGCCGCTATCCCGTCGATTTTGCCAAGACTCGCGGCAAACTGCTGGAAGACCTGTCGGCGAATTACGACTACTCAATTCATCTCGGCCAGGCGCCGGGGTCTTCGCACATCCATCTCGAAGCCCTCGCCATCAACGTTGCTGGCGAAGCGGGTCAATCCCCCACGGATTTTCGGCCTCTCGTGCCGGACGGGCCAACGGCCTATCGCACCACGTTGCCACTGGCGGCCTGGGCCGCGAAGATCCGCGCAGCCAATATTCCCGTGCAGGTGTCGTATCACGCCGGCACTTATCTGTGTAACGGCATTTACTATCTCGCGCAGCACATCGCCGCCGAACAAAAGCTGAAAACGCAATCGGCGTTTGTCCATCTCCCGCACAGCCCCGAGCAAGTGCTACACGAGCGCGGCGATGCGGCCAGCCTCCCCACGTCCAGCTGTGTGGAAGCGCTGCGACTGATCTTGAGCGAACTCGAGCAAGCCGAAGCGATTGCCTGA